A genomic window from Equus caballus isolate H_3958 breed thoroughbred chromosome 5, TB-T2T, whole genome shotgun sequence includes:
- the PSMB4 gene encoding proteasome subunit beta type-4, whose protein sequence is MVRSAPTSSTWQLGAACRKKEGVARKENFRFRWAGAFISCATVTKMEGFLEPRSGLWAGGPAPGQFYRIPSGPGCLVDPAPVLCGGPITRTQNPMVTGTSVLGVKFDGGVVIAADMLGSYGSLARFRNISRIMRVNDSTMLGASGDYADFQYLKQVLGQMVIDEELLGDGHSYSPRAIHSWLTRAMYSRRSKMNPLWNTMVIGGYADGESFLGYVDMLGVAYEAPSLATGYGAYLAQPLLREILEKQPVLSQTEARELVERCMRVLYYRDARSYNRFQIATVTEKGVEIEGPLSAETNWDIAHMISGFE, encoded by the exons ATGGTCCGGTCGGCCCCGACCTCATCAACATGGCAGCTGGGAGCGGCCTGCCGGAAGAAGGAAGGTGTGGCAAGGAAGGAAAACTTCCGCTTCCGTTGGGCAGGAGCTTTCATTTCTTGTGCTACCGTGACTAAGATGGAAGGATTTTTGGAGCCACGGTCCGGCCTTTGGGCCGGGGGTCCGGCCCCCGGGCAGTTTTACCGCATCCCGTCCGGTCCGGGTTGCCTCGTGGACCCGGCGCCCGTTCTGTGCGGGGGTCCGATCACGCGCACGCA gaACCCCATGGTGACCGGGACCTCGGTCCTAGGCGTGAAGTTTGATGGCGGAGTGGTGATCGCAGCAGACATGCTGGGCTCCTACGGCTCCTTGGCTCGTTTCCGCAACATCTCTCGCATTATGCGAGTCAACGACAGCACCATGCTGGGTGCTTCCGGAGACTACGCTGATTTCCAATATTTGAAGCAAGTTCTCGGCCAGATGGT GATTGACGAGGAGCTGTTGGGAGATGGACACAGCTACAGTCCTAGAGCTATTCATTCCTGGCTGACCAGGGCCATGTACAGCCGCCGCTCCAAGATGAACCCCCTCTGGAACACCATGGTCATTGGAGGCTATGCTGATGGAGAGAG CTTTCTGGGTTATGTGGACATGCTTGGTGTAGCCTATGAAGCCCCTTCGCTAGCCACTGGTTATGGTGCATACTTGGCTCAG CCTCTGCTGCGAGAAATTCTGGAGAAGCAGCCAGTGCTGAGCCAGACCGAGGCCCGGGAGCTAGTGGAACGCTGCATGCGAGTGCTGTACTATCGGGATGCCCGTTCTTATAACCGG TTTCAAATCGCCACTGTAACCGAAAAAGGTGTTGAAATAGAGGGACCACTGTCTGCAGAGACCAACTGGGATATTGCCCACATGATCAG TGGCTTTGAATGA